A genomic segment from Chloroflexota bacterium encodes:
- a CDS encoding FIST C-terminal domain-containing protein, whose translation MNETVLFASATAQGRDISETTRALAESILNQIGHLPVNLLIAFLSPHFARGSVFVADNLRDALHPRVMLGCTAEGVIGRDAEIEREPAITVVAAHLPAVELVPFALNPEDWDATLKTRVPFEQTLGAPRDTRLFVLLADPFSTPMDRVLDAFNRFYPGVPMVGGMASGSARAKGNSLLLNERVFIEGAVGVALRGAFEVDVVVSQGCRPIGRAFTVSNARENVIYAIEGEPPLPQIQSLIEQLAPSDRALLNNGLYVGRAIDPTKPDLGRGDFLVRGLVGVDHESGAIAIGDHVRAGETIQFHLRDATTATEDLEMQLTPQTFFDQPSGALVFSCNGRGTRLYPHPNGDIQTIQSVLGGVNLAGFFCAGEIGPIGGKNFLHGQTASIALFRPANPTS comes from the coding sequence ATGAACGAAACAGTACTCTTTGCTTCTGCCACCGCGCAAGGACGCGATATTAGCGAAACGACGCGCGCGCTTGCAGAAAGCATCCTCAATCAAATCGGTCACCTGCCGGTGAATTTGCTGATCGCGTTTCTCTCGCCGCATTTCGCGCGCGGATCGGTTTTCGTCGCGGATAATTTGCGCGATGCGTTGCACCCACGCGTGATGCTGGGTTGCACCGCCGAAGGCGTCATCGGACGCGACGCCGAAATCGAGCGCGAACCGGCGATCACCGTCGTCGCCGCGCACTTGCCGGCGGTCGAATTAGTTCCCTTCGCGCTAAACCCCGAGGACTGGGACGCGACGCTCAAAACCCGCGTGCCCTTTGAGCAGACACTCGGCGCACCGCGCGATACGCGTTTATTTGTGTTGCTCGCCGATCCGTTCTCGACGCCAATGGACCGCGTGCTCGACGCGTTCAATCGCTTTTATCCCGGCGTGCCGATGGTCGGCGGCATGGCGAGCGGCTCGGCGCGCGCGAAAGGCAATTCGCTGTTGTTGAACGAGCGTGTGTTTATCGAAGGCGCGGTCGGCGTCGCCTTGCGCGGCGCGTTCGAAGTGGATGTCGTCGTGTCGCAAGGATGTCGTCCGATCGGTCGCGCGTTCACCGTGTCGAACGCGCGCGAGAATGTGATTTACGCCATCGAAGGCGAACCGCCGCTGCCGCAGATTCAAAGTCTGATCGAACAACTCGCGCCGAGTGACCGCGCGCTGCTCAACAACGGTTTGTATGTTGGGCGCGCGATTGACCCGACGAAACCCGACCTGGGTCGCGGCGATTTTCTCGTGCGCGGATTGGTGGGCGTGGATCACGAATCGGGCGCGATTGCAATTGGCGATCATGTTCGCGCCGGCGAAACGATTCAATTCCATTTGCGCGATGCGACGACCGCAACCGAAGACCTCGAAATGCAGTTGACGCCGCAAACCTTTTTCGATCAACCGAGTGGCGCGCTCGTCTTTTCGTGCAACGGACGCGGCACGCGCTTGTATCCGCATCCGAACGGCGACATCCAAACGATTCAAAGCGTATTGGGCGGCGTGAACCTTGCCGGCTTTTTCTGCGCGGGCGAGATTGGACCGATTGGCGGTAAAAATTTCTTACACGGTCAAACCGCGAGCATCGCATTGTTTCGTCCGGCAAATCCTACGTCGTAG